Within Desulfurobacterium thermolithotrophum DSM 11699, the genomic segment CTGCTGCTGGTGAGACTGGTACTATAACTGTAGCTGATAAAGATAGTTCAGGCGATTTAAGTGATGGTGATACTATAAGTGGTTCATTTGATGTTATATCTAACTTTGAACATGGAACTGATAAATTAGATATCTCTGCTGTAAACGATGGTACTTCTACAGACACATGGGATTCTACTAATGGATTAGATGCTAATGCATACCAAATAGTTTTAGGAACTTGGGATGAAACTACAAATACATTCACTGTAGATTCTGGAAGTGGTACTGATACCATGGTTCTATTCGACGACGGCTTAAGTGATGTTGCTGTTGTTCTTTTAGGTGTAACAAATGTAGATGCTACTGACTTAGTATTCTCTTAAAAGGCATTGTGAGTAAATTTCTTTCCTCCCTCCCGATTCTTCGGGAGGGAGTTTTTTTTATTTTTTTTTCTCTCAATGACACTAATAGAAAGTAAACTCCTATTCTTCACTACAAAGTTTTTTCCCTTTGGAAGCATTAAGTTTCCTCAATTTGATATACTAGTTTTTAACTAACCCAGTTAAAGGAGACCTAATCATGGCATTAACAACAACCCAAGTTTCACAGCTTTACGTAACCCTCTTTGGAAGAGCATCAGAGGGAGAAGGAAACCAATATTGGGCTACAAACTATAGCGACCAATTTGAAGCAGCTAAGGTAATGCTCCCACTTGACGTAGTCAAGGAGTACTTTGGAGACGCTTGGAACGACAACAAAGCATTCATTGAAGCTATCTACCAGAACACTCTCGGAAAAGACCCAGCTCAAGACCAAGATGGTGTTAACTACTGGCTCAATGAGCTAAACACATACCTTGAGCAGGGAATGTCTCTTGAAGAAGCAAGAGCTAAGGTAGTAGTAAACATCATCAACGCAATTTCTCAGTACGAAAACAGCGACGACCCTGTTGCTAAAGCTGCTGCACTCCAGTTTAAGAACAAAGTAGCAGTATCAGACTACGTAGCAGAGAAGGTAACAGGAGTAACATCTGATGAAGTACTTGCTAACATCCAGTATTTCAAGGATGTAATTGCGAACGTAACAGACGATCCAACAACAGTAGAAGCAGCTAAACAAAAAGTAGATACAGACCTTGCAGTTAAGAATGTATCCCTTACAATGGGAGCTGATGATGTAAAAGGAAGCGTATTTAGCGACACATTCAAGGCAGACCTTTTAACTATTAACGACGGAGACAAGATAGTAGATCCAAGCACAACAGACAACGATACATTAAGCGCAATAATAAATGCGAACGTTACAAACAACGTAACAATAACAAACGTTGAGAACATAGTAGGAGGGTGTTTGAAAATTGCCAAAATTAAGAAAAAAGCCTATCCTCTCCGGTATGAAAGCGAAAAGACTAAATTTCCACAAAGTACTCAACCTATCAAAAACATACATGAACCGGAGAGGACAGGCTGTACTGGTATATTTATATCCTTTTAAAACCAAAAGAGGAAGACCCAAGAAATACCCTGACGAGATAATTCTTACCCTTCTTTTCCTCCAAGTAGCCTGGAACCTATCATTCAGAGACCTTGAATATTTGGCAGTTCAGATATTTGGAAGAGAGAATATTCCTGATTTTCAACCTATTATTACCGACTCAAGCAACTACCTTCCATTCTCCTTGTAGATTTTCTGAACTTTGTCTCTCGAAGACTCTTAGGGAAGTATCATAAAGAATTAAGATTTCTGATAATAGATGGAACTGGCTTCAAATACAATGAGATTTATCCATTGAAAATTCTAAGAGGCAAAGAGATAAAGGAGGTAAAAAGCCACGTTAAAGTTGTTGTATTAAGCGTTCATCTAAAAGATGGAAAAAGGTTCATTCTTACTGCATTACCTGGAGAGAGTTACGCTTCGGAAGTGAAACTT encodes:
- a CDS encoding DUF4214 domain-containing protein, with amino-acid sequence MALTTTQVSQLYVTLFGRASEGEGNQYWATNYSDQFEAAKVMLPLDVVKEYFGDAWNDNKAFIEAIYQNTLGKDPAQDQDGVNYWLNELNTYLEQGMSLEEARAKVVVNIINAISQYENSDDPVAKAAALQFKNKVAVSDYVAEKVTGVTSDEVLANIQYFKDVIANVTDDPTTVEAAKQKVDTDLAVKNVSLTMGADDVKGSVFSDTFKADLLTINDGDKIVDPSTTDNDTLSAIINANVTNNVTITNVENIVGGCLKIAKIKKKAYPLRYESEKTKFPQSTQPIKNIHEPERTGCTGIFISF